DNA sequence from the Schistocerca americana isolate TAMUIC-IGC-003095 chromosome 2, iqSchAmer2.1, whole genome shotgun sequence genome:
ccttgatgcctcagaacatgtcctaccaaccgatcccttcttcttgccaagttgtgccacaaactcctcttctccccaattctattcaatacttcctcattagttatatgatctaccatctaatcttcagcattcttctgtagcaccacatttcgaaagcttctattttcttcttttccaaactatttatcgtccatgtttcacttccatacatcgctacactccatacaaatgctttcagaaacgacttcctgacatttaaatctatacccgaagttgacaaatttctcttcttcagaaacgctttgcttgccattgccagtctacattttatatcctctctatttcgaccatcatcagttattttgcttcccaaatagcaaaactcctttactactttaagtgtctcatttcctaatctaattccctcagcatcagccgacttaattcgactacattccattatcctcgttttgcttttgttgatgttcatcttatatcctcctttcaagacgctgtccattctgttcaactgctcttccaagtcctttgctgtctctgacagaattacaatgtcatcgggaacctcaaagtttttatttcttctccatggattttaatacctactccgaacttttcatttgtttcctttactgcttgctcaatatacagattgaataacatcggggagaggctacaaccctgtctcactcccttcccaaccacagctcccctttcatgtgcctcggctttctgtacaaactgtaaatagccttcgctccctgtattttacccatgccaccttcagaatttgaaagagagtgttccagttaacactgtcaaatgctttctctcatgaatagtcgttttgttgccacttaccccaatgattttagaaattctgaagaaatgctatctacctcttctgccttatttgatcttaagtccttcaaagctcttttaaattctgtttctaatactggatcccgtatttcttctaaaacgactcctgttccttcttctatcagatcagacagatcttccccctcatagaggcttccaatgtattctttccacctattccctttctcctctgcatttaacagtagaattcccgttgcactcttagtgttattacccttgcttttaatgtcaccgaaggttgttttgagtttcctgtatgcggcgtctgtccctccgacaatcatttttttccgatgtcttcacatttttcctgcaaccatttcgtcttagcttccctgcacttcctgtttatttcattcatcagggacttgtatttctctattcctgagtttcccggaacgcttttgtacttcctcctccaatcaatcaattgaaatatttcttctgttacccatggtttcttcgtagttaacttctttgtacctatgtttttcttacccgcttctgtgatgaccctttttagaggtgtccatacctcttcaactttactgcctactgagttattccttatggctgtatctatagccttgagaacttcaaccgtatctcatcattccttagtatttcagaatcctacttctttgcgtattgattcttcctgactattgtcttaaacttcagcctactagcctactcttcatccatactatattgtgatctgagtctatatctgctgctgggtacactTTACAATCCGGGCTCGTACCCGTGGTCAaggggtagcgtttttgattcataatcaaaacgtcgatagttccgggttcgaatcccgccaccgcATAAAGTTTGATTAattatcagcattggcgaccgaagagtTCCGGTGTAAGATGTCACTcttattctaccaacggccttgtcaaagagtgcagagaagcggacagaggttcagggcactctcttgtcctaggggtgggaaactgcccctaaaggtggaagaatcagcaataatcaacggcatgaggatggagacggcaatggaaaccactgcattaaagacaaataatgagcatccacaggacatgtggcctataattgaagaagtgtcatcatgatctctccattggcaaaactttccggaatagtccaccattcggatctccgggaggggactggcaaggggaggttaccatgagacaaGGACTcaataattaacgaaaggataacgttctacgagtcggggcgtggaatgtcagaacctgcaacgtggtagggaaaccataaaatctgaaaaaggaaatgcaaattctcaatctagatatagtaggggacagtgaagtgaagtggaaagaagacaaggatttctggtgagatgagtatagggtaatatcaacagcagcagaaaatggtataatgggagtaggattcgttatgaataggaaagcaatgtaaagagtgtgttactgtgaacggttgagTGACAgatttgttcttatcagaatcgacagcaaaccaacgccgacaacgatagttcaggtatacatgccgacgtcgcaagctgaagatgaagagattgagaaagtctgtgaggatactgaaaaggtaatacagtaacTAAAGGGGGATGGAAATCTTAtattcatgggagactggaatgcagttgaaggggaagcagtagaagaaaaggttacagtagaGTATGGGcgtgagacaaggaatgagagaggagaaagactaattgagttcagtaacaagttacagctagtaatagcttatactctgttcaagaaacacaagaggaggaggcatatttgtaaaaggccgggcgatacgggaagatttcagttaattcCACAACCCACCGTTATCCTTGTTTAATTTATATTGATACTCGTCTTACAATCTCTTTCcgaggcactatccattccatttaactgatcAGCCAAGTACTTAGCTTCAGTTAGTGCATttacaatatacaggttgaataatatGAAGAATAACTATAATCTTGTTTCACCACCTTCAACaatcgcttccctttcatgacTATTAGTACGATCTAAAAAGTTTTAGAAAACCTTTAAATGCACGTAATTCGCGCCACCTTCAGAGTATGAAAGGGTGCCACAGTAAATATTGGTAAAAGCTTTTCTTAGATGTACAAATGCTgtgaacggccggccgaagtggccgtgcggttaaaggcgctgcagtctggaaccgcaagaccgctacggtcgcaggttcgaatcctgcctcgggcatggatgtttgtgttgtccttaggtttaactagttctaagttctaggggactaatgacctcagcagttgagtcccatagtgctcagagccatttgaaccattttgctgtgaaCGTAGAGCCATCTTTTCTCAACATATTAGCCATAGtgtcagtaatttctcttgtgttcctACATTTTCCAGATCTCATTCTGATTTATCCTGAGTTCGGTCTTTACGAGCctatccatttttctgtaaataattggtgttagtattttacaacattTATCTATCGAACAGTTATTTGGAACTGCCATTATTACTTGAAGAATGAACGAATGAAATGCAAATTCTATTTTCATGCAGTTctaaaaggaaaagagaaaaaccATAAGAGTATGGCATTAAAATTTACAATAGGATGTGGGGGAAGATACTGAAAAGAGAAGAGACAGTAGAGAACGGAAGATAAAATATAATATTAGAAAATGATGCTGTTGTTTTGCATATTTCGGTACTCATAGTGAGTGCATCATGCTGGAGTTTTGAGCTCAGAGCCCGTACTTGCGGAAGAAAAATAATGAGTTAACAATGGTTCTGCCTTTTTGCAAGTAGACAAATTATTGTTGTGTTTTATTGCCCACACATATTTCGCCACAGTTCTTGGTCCTCAGCTGGTTTTTTAATTAATTTCGTGAAATACATATGCAGAGGTTATCTGTAGGTTGATTAATATGCTAGATCAGATCCTGTTGTCATTTAAACTGTATCTGCACTTcactttttattttacattgtatgTGTCCTGTGGCTGCCAACCAAAATCAGCCACAGGTCTAAATTAGCACACCATGTCCTCTGCGAACATGAGAAGTGTTAGAAAATCGTCTGCATCGAACTTTTTTTAGTTTATTATCCAGTTATTAAATTATAATTTCTGTTAAAATTAACGGCATATGTCCATTTTTGCCTTACCGTTGTAATATTTTACTAGGCGTTAGCTGTGACAAGATTGTTTTATATGTGCTAATAGTGTTTTTGTATAGATGAGCTGAACCTGCAGGCATCGATAAAAGTTTTGTCAAACTTAGGTACGGTGAACTATTTCTAGGCTTCCAAAAACTTCTATCGAAGTCCACAGATTCAGCTCATCTACACCAAAACACGTATGGTATATAAAAACAAACGTGTTACAGGTAAGGACTAGCAAAATACTACAATGCTAATGTCAAAAACGGGCATATGCCACAAATTTCAGCGGAACTTATATATTAATTTtggataataaacaaaaaaaattaatgcagACGATTTTCTAACATTCCTCATGTTTGCAGATGGCATGGCCTACTAATTAAGACCTTTGGCTGATTTTGGTTGGCAGCCACAGGACTCACACAACGTAAAGTAGAAAGTAAAGCGTAGATACAGTTTAAATGACAACAAAATCTGATTATCGTATTCCTTAAACTAAAAATAATCTGCATTtcaagtaaataataaaaaaaaatatcaccCAGCATCTCATAACAGTGATGAAGCATGTGTAGGTGATAAAACAAAACGATAATTTGTGTACCTGCAAAGtagaacagatgtgatttctggcgttccccaaggttatgTCCTTATCTATGTACACAAGTTAGGAGACAATGTCAGCAgtcatcttaggttgtttgtagatgatgttattgtttatcgtttagtaaagtcatcagaagatcaaaacaaatagcaaaacggtttagaaaagatacctgtatggtgcgaaaattggcaattgaccctaaataacgaaaagtatgaagacattcacatgagtgctaaaagaaatctgttaaacttcggatacacaataaatcagtcaaatctaaaggccgtaaattcaactaaatacctaggaattacaattacgaacaacttaaactggaaagaacatatagaaaatgttgtggggaaggctaaccaaagactgcggtttattggcaggacacttagaaaatgtaacacatctactaaggagactgcctatactacgcttgtccgtcctcttttagaatactgctgcacggtgtgggatccttaccagatcggaatacatcgagaaagttcaaagaagggcagcacgttttgtattatcgcaaaataggggagagagtgtcactgaaatgatacaggattttggtgGACACCATAaaaccaaaggcgtttttcgttgtggcagaatcttctcacgaaatttaatcaccagttttcgccTCCTAACGCGAAAATATTCTTTTGGCGCCGACCTACATGTGGAGAAAcgttcatcataacaaaataagggaacttCCTGGCaacttaaaactgtatgccggaccaagactcggacTCGGAACCTtcccctttcgcgggcaactgctctaccaagccggccggtgtggccgggcggttctaggtgcttcagtctggaaccgcgcgactgctacggtcgcaggttcgaatcctgcttcgggcatatatgtgagtgatgtccttagattagttaggtttaagtagttctgagttctaggggactgatgacctcagatgttaagtcccatagtgctcagagccattttgctctatcaaccgagctacccaagcaagactcacgccccgtccacacagcttttaattctgccagcacctcgtctcccactttccaaactttatagaagctctcctgcgaaacgagCAGAAATAAGGGAAGTCAAAGCTCCCACGgacagatataggtgttcgtttttgccgcgcgctctacgagactggaataatagagaattattgtaaaggtggttctaCGAAACCCGTACCAGGcagttaaatatgatttgcagagcatccaagtAGATGCAGAAAGAGGTGGACCCATCCTTGATACATtattacatgtacatctacatgattactatgcaattcacatgtaagtgcttggcagaggattcgtcgaaccacaatcatactatctctctaccattccactcccgaacagcgcgcgggaaaacgaacacctaaacctttctgttcgagctctgatttctcttattttattttgatgatcattcctacctatgtaggttgggctcaacaaaatattttcgcattcggaagagaaagttggtaactgaaatttcgtaaatagatctcgccgcgacgaaaaacgtctttgctttaatgacttccatcccaactcgcgtatcatatctgccacactctctcccgtattacgtgataatacaaaacgagctgccctttcttgcaccctttcgatgtcctccgtcaatcccacctggtaaggatcccacaccgcgcagcaatattctaacagaggacgaacgattgtagtgtaagctgtctctttagtcgacttgttgcatcttctaagtgtcctgccaatgaaacgcaacctttggctcgccttccccacaatattatgtatgtggtctttccaactgaaggtgttcgtaattttaacacccaggtacttagttgaactgacagccttgagaattgtactatttatcgagtaatcgaattccaacggatttcttttggaactcatgtggatcacctcacacttttcgttatttagcgtcaactgccaccttcaataccatacagcaatcttttctaaatcgctttggaactgatactggtcttcggatgaccttaatagacggtaaattacagcatcatctgcgaacaacctaagagaactgctcagattttcACTCAGGTCATTCgcatagaccaggaacagcagaggtcccaggacgcttccctggggaacacctgatatcacttcagttttattcgatgatttgccgtcaattagtacgaactgcgaccttcctgacaggaaatcacgaatccagtcgcacgataAGAGGACTACCTTTTCCAAGCGTTATTGAGGCCTACATGGCTTCGAACACGTAAACACCCACGAGCAGCACgcagctgacatacggccgggccGCACAGTAGGAGGGACAACAGCGGTTAGCCGCGGCTGGAGCCTCCGGGCTGCGCGGTGCGGTGCGCTGCGGAGAGCAGGAAGCGGAGCGGAAGGCCCCGGAGTGGAGCCGTGCGGATCACCGCTTCGCCTCGCCCGCGGCCGCCGGTGTCCTCCTGTGAGCAAGGTGGCGCGACACGCCCTCTGAGGTCGTTCCGGGCGGCGTCATTAAGACGGCGAGAGCATAAAAATAATGacgccggcccggcccggcccggcccggcccggcccggcccaggACACTTTTAATTCCGGGTGGCCCcagcagcggtggcggcggcggcccaCCCCTGTCGCGTCCTGGCGCGGTCGCCATTATGCGCCGCCGGCAGCCGGACGCCGCCGATGCCGCCGCCTCGTCACGGGGCCTGCATAATTAATACCGGGCCCGTCGCGCAAAAACAAAGCCCGCCTCTGTAGCGCCGCTGCCACCTTCCAATCGCCCCGCTGCGTCTGCGTCCTATCCACCGCCGGTTCCTGCGACGGATAACGCACAgtgtttgctgtttttcctgcataAGTACGTCTCAGCGTACAGGTAGCTCTATACGCGTCATAAAGTTGTGTACTGCCTGCAGTCATTTACTTACATGTTCGGCTACTGACTGGGTTATCTCTATCTGCAACTATTTCCGTACTCGAATAGCAGTGTGTGAAATGTCCGAAACTGTCCacgtacgaggtgtgtgagaaaagtaatgacactgacTTTGTATTAAGCAAAGTTtttatgaatgagattttcagtctgcagcggagtgtgcgctgatatgaaacttgaaacttcgtggaagattaaaactgtgtgccggaccgagactcgaactcgggacctttgcctttcacgggcaagtgcttttccttttttttaactgtATCACAGGTGTATTTCTTATGGAACTAAACTTAAAATTACATATCCTAAATTCACAAATGCCAAGTCATTATGGAGTGTAAAAAAGCTGGAAATAAACAGAAACCGATATGTTATTCACTCCATTTCATTTTAAATGCAGTACATATTTTAACAATTGGAGAAAAATCACTTCAGTACTTCATGATACAACATCCAATAACTTGTAGATAACACTATCATCAAAAAGGTAAGCTAATTCATACACTTCGACATTAcaaaaattgaagaatcacaattaTTGAAGTATGCCACTTGGTTTCTTAAATAAGTCATCACAAAGGCAGAAATATCCAATAGTTTCCATTTTTGCACCTAGTACAATAAATACTTCTCCAATGCACTTTACACTTGCAAGCTGCTTCTCTCAGCGGCTAAAAGTTTTAATTACGTTCCAGTAATTTAAACTGAAATAGCTTATGCCTCAGGGCATCACATAATAAACCTGCTCTGATTATTTTAAAATTACCGTGTCCACTTAAATCTACAACTGTAGAGCCAGTGCGGATTTCTTGTGGATTTTTGCCAGCATCAAAAACTGCATCTACATATTGCCACAAGTGAGAGAATTCTTCTACTTCAGTTGCACTCTGTTTTCCACTGCTATTTGCACTAGTAAGAGCAATACGTTCTCCGAACTTTTTTACAACTTCAACTATAAATCTGTCTTGTGGAATGCGTATACCGACGTTCGGGATTCCAGTATTAAATTTAGCATTAAAAGTTTTTGATCTTTTGAGGACGATTGTAAAAGGTCCTCGAAGAATACACTGTAAGAGGGCAGGAGGAAGA
Encoded proteins:
- the LOC124593792 gene encoding yrdC domain-containing protein, mitochondrial-like, with amino-acid sequence MQDCVIAVPTDTVYGLAGAVQSEDAVEKLYKIKRRDAAKPIAICVSSISKMEKWADTSILPPALLQCILRGPFTIVLKRSKTFNAKFNTGIPNVGIRIPQDRFIVEVVKKFGERIALTSANSSGKQSATEVEEFSHLWQYVDAVFDAGKNPQEIRTGSTVVDLSGHGNFKIIRAGLLCDALRPRDEAAASAASGCRRRIMATAPGRDRGGPPPPPLLGPPGIKSVLGRAGPGRAGPGRRHYFYALAVLMTPPGTTSEGVSRHLAHRRTPAAAGEAKR